One Sesamum indicum cultivar Zhongzhi No. 13 linkage group LG14, S_indicum_v1.0, whole genome shotgun sequence genomic window, AGAGGGGAATGGGAAACTGTGTATGAAGGATTGATTCACCCTTTCTCTCCCTCGTTTTTCCATCCtaccaaacaaaaagaaacaatagGAGAGGTGCGAAGTTTCTTGGCAGGTAAGTGCTATAAAACTTGAATAAGTGAACATTATTTCATGTCTACGAAAATTATGCATGTGCATGTCTAATGACTTGGATGCATGTTTTACTTCACAAGTGGGAGGTAATTTTACTCCAATCTTAgacttcttttttctattccaGTTGGTGATAAAAGAAAGCACCTctaatatttgtttcattttctcaTACCTTGCTATCTTTGCAATAGGACGAGGATGTGTACACATTTTTTGAACCAGAGCTCCCCCCGGATTCCTTCGGTCTACCAAGAACTAAGGTAACAGATGCAATTAAGCTCTCAGTCGAGAAAAGGCCACCTCCAAAGTTTCCAACTGGCAGAAGCAGCTCGAAGCCTCCAAGTAAGAGTCAGCAGCATAGTACTAACTCAGACAAGAAAGCAACAAATGGTGCCTCTGGTAGCAGCAAACGGTCATCATCAGAAAATTCTTCTTGGAATGTGCTTGATCTGAAAAAGGAGAACTATTTTTCTTGTGCTGTTGGCCGAACACGTACGAATGCACGGTATCTTCTTAACACCTCAGATGATGTTGTTGCGTTTCTCAAGGAGTTGGCAGAAGCAGCCTTCTCAAACTAGTCTTAATCCTAATGAGTTGATGATATGCCTCAACCTATGAAGTTCTGGCACCTAAGATATGGGGTAGTCTAAGCCCTTTTAAGTTCAGAACTTGTCATTATAGCACCAAAACCTCTATAAGTTGTCACTCTATAATGTGCTTTTGTAGGcactcttttctctctctttttctttatttaagaaaaaaaattatactttccgATCCTCCGCCCCCCCCCCGCGCGAAATAAACTGTGTTTNNNNNNNNNNNNNNNNNNNNNNNNNNNNNNNNNNNNNNNNNNNNNNNNNNNNNNNNNNNNNNNNNNNNNNNNNNNNNNNNNNNNNNNNNNNNNNNNNNNNNNNAAAATTTttcttcccccccccccccccccccccccaggtatgtatatttgttttagtcaATGCACGAACCCATTTTCAGTGCATGTACTTGAACTTAAGAATTCATGACCCAAATCCGACCTTACCCACTCATTTGCATCCGCACTGGAATAAGTAGTACTGCTGCTGAACATGAGTTTGGCGACATGGTCCGATTCGCAGTGTGCAAGGATCCATGGAAAAAAGTTATCCACAATGATGTGAAACTCTCTTGTATATGGAGTTGAGGAAAATGTGAAGatgattcttgattttgctCGTGTGAAAGTGCCGCACCAATAGATTTTGTTGATTGTGACATAGAATGAAGTtctattacatattttatagaatttaatatgcacatattttgtgtataaaaaatatttttccaaataaaataattgacattattttcatataagaTGGCTAGACGCAATAGGATTTGCACTAGAAGATGTGATGTGATTAAAGGGGTCAGTTTTGCCTTGTGTTGGCATGAGATCCTTCTACTTCTCCTTTTCAGCAAAAGGGGAATACAAATACccacaaataaagaattttagcGAAGGGGGGCCATAAAGTACGTGTACAAGGAGTACAAGATCCATATAATTCATTTAGCATCGAAGGAGAGACATTCACGAgcaacatatacatatacggAGGTGCTTTTCACAGACTAAACACATATACAGAGTTGCAACTTCCTGAAGAACCATCTCCCTCAACCATAGCATGTTTATAATACTGCAAAACTTAAAAAGAGAGCAACAATGAAAAAATGAGCTTCAGCGGAATCTGAAGCTGAGCATGGGGCGAATGAAACTAACATATAGAGTGATGGAGCTACAACGCCTTTAGCAGAACAGCTGCCAATGGGTTGACAGACACTGAAACTACTTAGTTACTTAGCAGGGGCTTTGCGGTTGGGTTCAAATACGTACTTGATCAGCGAATCCTTGATTGAGAGCAACTCAGGGAACTCTTTCTTCAACTTAGAGGCATCCATTTCATTGTTACTTCTAGGAGCAACTATGACCTTTGCTTGCTCTTCAAGAGTGAAGTTAGCCCACTTGAAATCTGGGTCGATATATTTCTTGTACATCTCCAATATCTCATTGTGGCTGACGACGCCAGGGTTGGTGAAGTTCCAAATGCCCCTAAGGTTTCGCTTGGCCATCTCAATTGAAATCGGAAGAAGCTCATCCAAGATTGTCATGCTGTTGGGGATGTTAACCACTTTATTATACCTTGAAATCTTGGTGATAAAGTTGCGTGGGTTGTTCAGGTCGGAAGATATTGGCATCCGAACTCTGAGAGTGCAAACATTGTCATATTCTTTCAAGAGCTCTTCCACCTGATCCAGAGCACATCAGAAACACTTATAAGGACATATGATAGAGGTATGATTGTTGACACATCAAATTTGGTAGAGACAAAAGGTCAACCACGAAGAGTATAAAGTAGATTTCAAACAGAGGAGGGAAATATTACCATAGCTTTGGTCTTTGAGTAGAAAGACCCAGTGAAATTGGGCTTGTCTTCCTCCTTAAACCCAATGCCAGAACCTTCAGGGTGTGCAGCATCATATTCAAATATGCACCCGGTGGCAAAGTTCATCATGAGGAGCCCATGCTCTCTGCATACATCCGCCAAGTTCAGCGTACCGGCAACATTGGTACGAATTGTTTCAGTCTTGTGACTCTCACACCAATCAACATTAGGCCTACCGGTTACACCAGCTGCATTAAAAACATGTGTTGGCTTAATAGCAAGGATGTCTGCTACAAGCTGTGACCGATCCTCAAGACGACCCTTTCCATATTCATAGGTAATCCCCTGCTTCTCACACAATTTTCCAAGCAAACCACCAATCCACCCGGTCCTACCATAAATCAAGAACTTGAAGGCTGGTTTTTGTGGTGAGGGGCTGCTTCTGGAAGGAGGTACCAACATTTTGGACTGATTAGAATTTCCAGTGAATTCAGATTTACCAGATCCATAGTTCTCGGCTCCATCAAAATGCCTCTCGATTCCACCAGGCATCATCAGCATTCTAGGATGAGGAAGCAATGCACCAGATACATCGCCCCACCAGTTAGGATTGTTGGTATACCACTCTATGGTCTTTTTCAGCCCCTCTTCCCATATGGTCCTTTCGGACCAGCCCAAATTCTTCAGCTTCTCGTCATCAAGGAAATACCTCTGATCATTAAATGGTCTGTTCTCCACAAACTGAATGCTCGATTCAGGATCCATTTTGAACAGTTTGCATATGTCTTTGGCAACATCAATAACTCTCCTTTCCCTCTTTGTCCCAATGTTGTAAACATGTCCAACTTCTCCCTTGTGAAGAATGACCTCAAAGGCCTCAGCAACATCCTCACAGTAAAGGTAACTTCGCACATTGGTACCATCACCATGAATTGGGAGAATTTTCCCTTGCATTGCTAAAAGGATGAACTTGGGAATTAACTTTTCAGGGAACTGATTGGGACCATAAACATTGTTTCCTCGGGTGGTAATTACAGGCAACCCATAAGATCTAGCATAAGCCATAACAAGCATTTCAGCCCCAGCTTTTGTTGCGGAGTAAGGATTTGTGGGAAGGAGTTGTGAGGCCTCATGATTTCCTACTACAGCATCCTCATCTGTCTCTCCATAGACCTCATCCGTGCTAACATGAATAAACCTCCTAATCTGCCCAGTAACTTTGCATGCCTCCAAAAGAACATGGGTCCCATAGATGTTGTTCTTGGTAAACTCAAAACTGTTACCAAAAGAATTGTCAACGTGGGTCTGTGCTGCAAAGTGCATTATAGTGTCAATGTTCTCAGTAATGAGAAGGTAGTTGACAAGGTCGGCACTGTCAATGTCTCCCTTGACAAACTTGAAGTTAGGAGAAGATTTAGAAGGAATGAGGTTCTTAAGATTGGAACAGTAATCAAGTTTGTCGAGCACAACAATCTTGTAGTGTGGGTAGTTTCTGATAAGCCTATTTGCAACATGAGAAGCAATAAATCCAGCAGCCCCCGTAATGAGGATATTCTTGGGCGTAAATGTCGTCATTTTGGTTTAATATCTGCAAACAAAAACAGATGATCAAATCCAACAAAAGATGCACCGAACAAGACAGTCGATCCCCAGACAATGCCTGACATTATTAAACTACTCCTACAGAAGATATTAATCATTTAAAAGCATTTAATTCTACACCAAATTATTTCACTGATAATCATAGCATCATGACATTAAATAAGAATCAGCAGCAAAGAGTCATAGCTCACAGTTAAGGCATCGTTACCATTGTTTGAACAGCAAATTAGAATGTAAAGGAAAGACACAATTAATCTCCTAATCCTTAAACGCATCACTAATAAAATGGTCCATCACTAAACAACTAAACAGAGAATGAAGGTAACCAAACGACAAAGAATTTGCTCCACCAATCATTAATCCAAATCAAACACCAAAATATCAACCAAAACAGCATTCAAAAACAGCAGCATCGACCAACAAACATCAACATGCAAAAATTTGCAGATCCACTTACATATCGACAAATTCAAACCTCCGGATAAATGATCACAATTCTCGAACTTAAGACTTAGCAACATCTAACCGCAAAAACGTTCAAACAGATCCAACATAATAAAACCAAATTCCATGGTATAATGAAGAGTAAAACAAATGGGATGGTCGGAAAACTCACGTTTTCTCCAATTCTTGCGATAACAGGGATCAGGATCCTCCAATAAGCAAATAAATCGGGAGAGAATTCCCTCGAcagaaaagaggaaaagaaaagaagtgaGAAAGAAAAGGGGAAGAAGCAAGACAAGGAGAGGCGACTGAGCAGCGAGAATCAAGGAGCGTCAACCAACGTCTCCCCTATACATACACTCACTCACGcaacccctctctctctctctctctctgtatcTATTCTATACACGCACCGTCCATGCAATTTTCACTTCTCTCTATACTTTCTGATCCCATTTTTTCCcagggaaaaaataaaataatgtaataacaattattattattactattattatatgtgGCACGTTCacatttttgtgtaattgattaagttttttaaaaaaatattattattcaaaaaatatattaactaaattaataaaatattaaaaagtacaaagaaatgacaaaataatttaaaaaagagagagagagagagagagagagagagagaagaaaaagagatgtagaagttgagaaaagagaaaatgggaagttaagaaaagagagaaaagtggaaagttaagaaaaaaagaaaaataattaaatattaaaaaaaataaaattgacataCTAAAATTAAGTAAGGTACCAATAGGGTGCTCTCACttcatatatagtatagaCTAGCAATCTATGTACACGTcatgtgtaaataaataaaaaaagatatgataaaaatgatGGGGTAAATAACATCAATATCCACTGAGATTagatcaaaattcacaaatattctttctttttgtgaaattaaagCTACACCTTCAGAagttatagttgtaattacaaccaCACTTCCTACTCAAATGCGAAACTTATACACACACCtcttaataatattacactaacacaCTGACATCCCTCAGGAGTGTATTTGTGaaatattacactaaaacCGTTAGGGGTGTAACTGTAAGATAGGTGTGTTTGTGTAAACTGGTCTAACTTCAAGGGTGTCAATGTGATTTACcaaaatgttaatatatattaatcaatgtgttcaaattatgtatttttggtcaattttaatacatatatagcaccaaattaaacaacaaaaatgtaGTATGAGTtgaggaaaaacaaagaagcttttgagaagaaaaaatagcggtaaggggagagagagaaaataattataaccgtggatttattaaatatataaaaattcatgtgGAATAAAATGGAGAATGGGTGAAAGAAATATGGAGTAGTgggttgaaagaaaaaaatgaattaagaagtaaattactattctaacctaattttattttaagagaagaaatgaattaaggGGTAATTTTGggtattcaaaaattgatacgacaatagaatttaaatatagatagatgttaatttttccatctattatttattttacttttaattatcataattattttatttttacttaggaaactaacaaaattatttcatagcAAATTTGATAGTTGTTTatagtattaaatttaaaaaattaagccAAGAT contains:
- the LOC105176910 gene encoding trifunctional UDP-glucose 4,6-dehydratase/UDP-4-keto-6-deoxy-D-glucose 3,5-epimerase/UDP-4-keto-L-rhamnose-reductase RHM1-like, translated to MTTFTPKNILITGAAGFIASHVANRLIRNYPHYKIVVLDKLDYCSNLKNLIPSKSSPNFKFVKGDIDSADLVNYLLITENIDTIMHFAAQTHVDNSFGNSFEFTKNNIYGTHVLLEACKVTGQIRRFIHVSTDEVYGETDEDAVVGNHEASQLLPTNPYSATKAGAEMLVMAYARSYGLPVITTRGNNVYGPNQFPEKLIPKFILLAMQGKILPIHGDGTNVRSYLYCEDVAEAFEVILHKGEVGHVYNIGTKRERRVIDVAKDICKLFKMDPESSIQFVENRPFNDQRYFLDDEKLKNLGWSERTIWEEGLKKTIEWYTNNPNWWGDVSGALLPHPRMLMMPGGIERHFDGAENYGSGKSEFTGNSNQSKMLVPPSRSSPSPQKPAFKFLIYGRTGWIGGLLGKLCEKQGITYEYGKGRLEDRSQLVADILAIKPTHVFNAAGVTGRPNVDWCESHKTETIRTNVAGTLNLADVCREHGLLMMNFATGCIFEYDAAHPEGSGIGFKEEDKPNFTGSFYSKTKAMVEELLKEYDNVCTLRVRMPISSDLNNPRNFITKISRYNKVVNIPNSMTILDELLPISIEMAKRNLRGIWNFTNPGVVSHNEILEMYKKYIDPDFKWANFTLEEQAKVIVAPRSNNEMDASKLKKEFPELLSIKDSLIKYVFEPNRKAPAK